In Carya illinoinensis cultivar Pawnee chromosome 7, C.illinoinensisPawnee_v1, whole genome shotgun sequence, the following are encoded in one genomic region:
- the LOC122316680 gene encoding glucan endo-1,3-beta-glucosidase 5-like, translated as MGWLKGMDFAAALFLLFAVLLLDSASGIGVNWGTQVKHPLPPATVVKMLKENGFQKVKLFDADSKILNALRNSGIQVMVGIPNDMLSTLANSVQAAEKWVAKNVSAHVSSNGVDIRYVAVGNEPFLSTYNGSFEGLTLPALQNIQAALVKAGLSSQVKVTVPLNADIYESPTNIPSKGDLRANIRDNMVQIIKFLNDNGSPFTVNIYPFISLYGHPDFPFDYAFFNGYSSPINDEGRIYQDMFSANYDTLVWTLQKNGYGNMSIIVGEIGWPTDGDQNANIQNAQRFNQGFMSRYISGQGTPMRSGPLDAYIFGLIDEDGKSIQPGNFERHWGLFFFDGKPKYHLNLTANSNGLVAASNVKYLAPRWCVLSSSASLDDPQVGPSVTYACENADCTSLGYGTSCGNLDSRGNISYAFNSYYQMQNQLETACKFPNLSVLTHTDPSSSSGDCKFRIMIDTPVLVGSSVGSLQKSVSFLLFLFLFVSTIM; from the exons ATGGGGTGGTTGAAAGGTATGGATTTCGCTGCTGCCCTTTTCTTGTTATTTGCTGTGCTTTTGTTGGATTCAGCAAGTGGAATTGGAGTTAATTGGGGAACCCAGGTAAAGCACCCTCTACCACCTGCAACCGTGGTGAAGATGCTTAAGGAAAATGGTTTTCAGAAGGTTAAGCTCTTCGATGCCGATTCCAAAATTTTGAATGCTCTGAGAAATTCAGGGATTCAGGTGATGGTGGGTATTCCAAACGACATGCTTTCTACTTTGGCTAATAGTGTGCAAGCAGCTGAGAAATGGGTTGCCAAGAATGTATCGGCACACGTCTCTTCCAATGGCGTAGACATCAG GTACGTTGCAGTTGGGAATGAGCCATTCTTGTCAACCTACAATGGAAGCTTTGAAGGATTAACTCTTCCGGCCCTTCAAAATATCCAGGCAGCCCTGGTAAAAGCTGGTTTGAGCAGTCAGGTTAAAGTCACTGTGCCCCTGAATGCTGATATATACGAGAGTCCAACTAATATCCCTTCTAAAGGTGATCTTCGTGCAAACATCCGTGATAACATGGTGCAAATCATTAAGTTCTTGAACGACAATGGATCTCCTTTTACTGTCAACATATACCCCTTTATCAGCCTCTATGGCCATCCCGATTTCCCTTTTGACTATGCTTTCTTCAACGGCTATTCATCTCCCATAAATGATGAGGGAAGAATCTATCAAGACATGTTTAGTGCCAATTATGATACCCTGGTATGGACCTTACAGAAAAATGGCTATGGAAACATGTCCATTATAGTTGGAGAAATTGGATGGCCTACTGATGGAGATCAAAATGCAAACATACAAAATGCTCAGAGGTTCAACCAAGGCTTCATGTCTCGTTATATATCTGGGCAGGGAACTCCGATGAGATCCGGCCCCCTAGATGCATACATATTCGGCCTCATAGATGAAGATGGCAAAAGCATTCAGCCAGGAAATTTTGAACGCCATTGGGGGCTGTTTTTCTTCGATGGAAAACCCAAATATCATCTTAACCTTACGGCCAACTCGAACGGATTGGTAGCAGCAAGTAATGTAAAATATCTGGCCCCGCGATGGTGTGTCCTGTCATCCTCTGCTAGTCTTGATGACCCGCAAGTTGGGCCTAGCGTCACTTACGCTTGTGAAAATGCTGATTGCACTAGTCTTGGATATGGGACTTCATGTGGAAATTTGGATTCTCGGGGAAACATCTCTTATGCATTTAACAGTTACTATCAGATGCAGAATCAGCTTGAGACCGCCTGCAAGTTTCCAAATCTTTCGGTTCTTACTCACACAgatccatcatcatcatctggtGATTGCAAATTTAGGATCATGATTGATACGCCTGTGTTAGTGGGGAGTAGCGTTGGATCGCTTCAAAAGTCTGTTAGCTTTTTGCTGTTTCTGTTCTTGTTTGTCTCTACAATTATGTGA
- the LOC122316856 gene encoding endonuclease V isoform X2 translates to MEKLFETEAEEASPSLQDHKRWIEAQDMLRRRLVTEDDFAWKLPKTTSSEREEEPEEVEMLRYVGGVDVSFSKEDPSVACGTLVVLDIQNLQVVYEDFAIVTIDVPYVPGFLAFREAPILLELLQRLKKKDASPFYPQLLMVDGNGILHPRGFGLACHLGVLADLPTIGIGKNLHHVDGLTYSRVRQLLEAKENSTRDFITLTGCSGHVWGALLLEALNHG, encoded by the exons ATGGAAAAACTATTTGAAACGGAAGCCGAAGAAGCATCACCTTCCTTACAAGATCACAAGCGGTGGATCga GGCACAGGATATGCTCAGGAGAAGATTGGTCACAGAAGATGATTTCGCGTGGAAATTACCAAAAACAACGTCCAGCGAGAGAGAGGAGGAACCGGAAGAGGTGGAGATGTTGAGGTATGTAGGTGGGGTAGACGTGAGCTTCTCAAAGGAGGACCCATCGGTCGCTTGTGGGACACTTGTGGTGTTGGACATTCAAAACCTCCAAGTCGTCTATGAAGATTTCGCAATTGTCACCATTGATGTCCCTTATGTTCCTGGCTTCCTCGCCTTCAGAGAG GCTCCGATTCTTCTAGAACTTTTGCAGCgattgaagaaaaaagatgcCAGCCCTTTCTACCCACAG TTGTTAATGGTTGATGGAAACGGAATACTTCATCCTCGAG GTTTTGGCTTGGCTTGCCATCTAGGTGTTTTGGCTGACCTCCCTACAATTGGGATTGGAAAGAAT CTGCATCATGTGGACGGTCTTACTTATTCGAGAGTGAGACAACTTCTTGAAGCCAAAGAAAACAGTACTAGAGATTTTATTACTTTGACGGGATGCTCTGGCCATGTATGGGGAGCG CTATTGCTGGAAGCCTTGAACCATGGGTGA
- the LOC122316856 gene encoding endonuclease V isoform X1: MEKLFETEAEEASPSLQDHKRWIEAQDMLRRRLVTEDDFAWKLPKTTSSEREEEPEEVEMLRYVGGVDVSFSKEDPSVACGTLVVLDIQNLQVVYEDFAIVTIDVPYVPGFLAFREAPILLELLQRLKKKDASPFYPQLLMVDGNGILHPRGFGLACHLGVLADLPTIGIGKNLHHVDGLTYSRVRQLLEAKENSTRDFITLTGCSGHVWGAAMRSTLASLKPIFISVGHRISLFTAIIIVKMTCKYRVPEPIRQADIRSREYLQKRQKGASE; encoded by the exons ATGGAAAAACTATTTGAAACGGAAGCCGAAGAAGCATCACCTTCCTTACAAGATCACAAGCGGTGGATCga GGCACAGGATATGCTCAGGAGAAGATTGGTCACAGAAGATGATTTCGCGTGGAAATTACCAAAAACAACGTCCAGCGAGAGAGAGGAGGAACCGGAAGAGGTGGAGATGTTGAGGTATGTAGGTGGGGTAGACGTGAGCTTCTCAAAGGAGGACCCATCGGTCGCTTGTGGGACACTTGTGGTGTTGGACATTCAAAACCTCCAAGTCGTCTATGAAGATTTCGCAATTGTCACCATTGATGTCCCTTATGTTCCTGGCTTCCTCGCCTTCAGAGAG GCTCCGATTCTTCTAGAACTTTTGCAGCgattgaagaaaaaagatgcCAGCCCTTTCTACCCACAG TTGTTAATGGTTGATGGAAACGGAATACTTCATCCTCGAG GTTTTGGCTTGGCTTGCCATCTAGGTGTTTTGGCTGACCTCCCTACAATTGGGATTGGAAAGAAT CTGCATCATGTGGACGGTCTTACTTATTCGAGAGTGAGACAACTTCTTGAAGCCAAAGAAAACAGTACTAGAGATTTTATTACTTTGACGGGATGCTCTGGCCATGTATGGGGAGCG GCGATGAGATCTACACTGGCCTCCTTGAAGCCTATATTTATTTCAGTTGGTCACCGCATATCACTTTTTACTGCCATAATAATCGTTAAAATGACTTGCAAGTATCGTGTGCCAGAGCCTATCCGACAG GCCGATATTAGGTCGAGGGAATACCTGCAGAAGCGTCAAAAGGGAGCGTCAGAATGA